One part of the Constrictibacter sp. MBR-5 genome encodes these proteins:
- a CDS encoding M20/M25/M40 family metallo-hydrolase yields the protein MSEDNDALLRLAADLVAIDSRSFVSNLAVAERIEAELPGFEIERLDYADANGVAKRVLVAHRGPRGGYALSGHMDTVPDTGWTNPPWTPRLDGGVLHGLGSTDMKGPVAACIVAARGLPADVPVTLLLTTDEETTKEGARAIAQRSRLARSLDLKGIVVAEPTGLAPVRGHRSHIEYTAVATGVQAHSSTGQGVNANWALIPFLAEMKTIAERLRSDPALQDPGYDPPFSDFNLIVDNHGTAVNVTVARATARIKFRRSRNVDTSAIEAAVHAAAERAGVALTEKREGTPPELPEDHPLIRHAVAETGQPARTAPYGTDASELQAVAPCVVLGPGTMTTAHTPRECVAVSDLTDAVPLFRRMLSAAQT from the coding sequence ATCGAGGCGGAGCTGCCGGGATTCGAGATCGAGCGCCTGGACTATGCCGACGCGAACGGCGTGGCCAAGCGCGTGCTGGTAGCGCACCGCGGGCCGCGCGGCGGCTACGCTCTGTCCGGGCACATGGACACGGTGCCGGACACCGGCTGGACGAACCCGCCATGGACGCCGCGGCTGGATGGCGGCGTGCTGCACGGCCTGGGCAGCACCGACATGAAGGGCCCCGTCGCCGCCTGCATCGTCGCGGCGCGCGGCCTGCCGGCGGACGTGCCGGTCACCCTGCTGCTCACCACCGACGAGGAGACGACGAAGGAGGGCGCCCGCGCCATCGCCCAGCGCTCGCGGCTGGCGAGGTCCCTGGACTTGAAGGGCATTGTCGTGGCGGAGCCGACCGGCCTCGCCCCGGTGCGCGGCCACCGCAGCCATATCGAATACACCGCGGTCGCCACCGGCGTGCAGGCCCATTCCTCCACCGGCCAGGGCGTCAACGCCAACTGGGCGCTCATCCCGTTCCTGGCGGAGATGAAGACGATCGCCGAGCGCCTGCGCAGCGACCCGGCGCTCCAGGATCCGGGCTACGACCCGCCCTTCAGCGACTTCAACCTGATCGTCGACAATCACGGGACGGCGGTGAACGTGACGGTCGCCAGGGCCACCGCGCGCATCAAGTTCCGCCGCAGCCGCAACGTCGACACGTCGGCCATCGAGGCGGCCGTGCACGCCGCCGCCGAGCGCGCCGGCGTCGCCCTCACCGAGAAGCGCGAGGGCACGCCGCCGGAACTGCCGGAAGACCACCCGCTCATCCGCCACGCCGTCGCCGAGACCGGCCAGCCGGCGCGCACCGCCCCCTACGGCACCGACGCCAGCGAACTCCAGGCCGTCGCCCCCTGCGTCGTCCTCGGCCCCGGCACCATGACCACCGCCCACACCCCGCGCGAATGCGTGGCGGTGTCGGACCTGACGGATGCCGTTCCGCTGTTCCGCCGCATGCTGAGCGCGGCGCAGACATAG
- a CDS encoding class I SAM-dependent methyltransferase: protein MSERGLAEETEALPSAYAAWRGSTLGRITDEIERDLMLSLLGPLPGCSVLDAGCGDGQLALELAGRGARVVGVDASQRMIAAARRRAAGRPDVSFHVARAEDLPFRAAEFDIALAVTMLCFVEDASVALKEMVRVVKPGGRLVVGDLGRYSSWAAVRRIRGWLGSPVWRHARFRSAPELERLARREGLTDVSVRGAVFFPPVGLAARLLGPADRRLTGRMTVGAAFLVLTGTKPSDAPAAVRSHDHHFSRRGPP, encoded by the coding sequence ATGAGCGAACGCGGCCTTGCGGAGGAGACCGAGGCTCTCCCATCGGCCTACGCGGCCTGGCGCGGAAGCACGCTCGGGCGCATCACGGACGAGATCGAACGCGACCTGATGCTCTCGCTCCTCGGGCCCTTGCCCGGCTGCAGCGTTCTCGACGCCGGATGCGGCGACGGTCAGCTCGCGTTGGAGTTGGCCGGCCGCGGCGCGCGCGTCGTCGGCGTCGATGCCTCCCAGCGCATGATCGCGGCAGCCCGCCGGCGCGCGGCGGGCCGGCCCGATGTGTCCTTCCATGTCGCCCGGGCCGAGGACCTGCCCTTCCGAGCGGCCGAGTTCGACATCGCCCTCGCCGTCACCATGCTCTGCTTCGTCGAGGACGCGTCGGTCGCGCTGAAGGAGATGGTGCGGGTGGTGAAGCCGGGGGGACGGCTGGTCGTCGGAGACCTCGGCCGATACAGCAGCTGGGCCGCCGTGAGACGCATCAGAGGCTGGCTGGGTTCGCCGGTCTGGCGTCATGCCCGTTTTCGCAGCGCGCCGGAATTGGAACGGCTCGCGCGGCGGGAAGGGCTGACCGACGTCTCCGTGCGCGGTGCGGTCTTCTTCCCCCCGGTCGGGTTGGCGGCGCGGCTGCTCGGGCCGGCCGATCGGCGGCTCACCGGTCGTATGACGGTAGGTGCCGCCTTCCTGGTTTTGACCGGAACCAAGCCGTCCGATGCTCCGGCGGCGGTCCGCTCCCACGATCATCACTTCAGCCGACGAGGCCCGCCATGA
- a CDS encoding class I SAM-dependent methyltransferase, with protein sequence MTADDPSRALHWENVWTGKAPETTSWHQREPTMSLALVEASGIDRMQPVIDVGAGASPLVDRLLDRGYADLTVLDIAAAGLDRTRSRLGEAAHRVAWIVADVTAWKPQRRYALWHDRAVFHFLTDADDRRAYGRTLAAALAPSGQAIIATFALDGPAKCSGLPVQRHDAASLAAALGSGLRVLEARTEVHLTPGGAEQKFIWCRLGRAAAPKA encoded by the coding sequence ATGACAGCCGACGACCCTTCCCGCGCGCTTCACTGGGAGAACGTCTGGACCGGCAAGGCGCCCGAAACGACGAGTTGGCATCAGCGCGAGCCGACCATGTCGCTGGCCCTCGTCGAGGCGAGCGGCATCGACCGGATGCAGCCCGTCATCGATGTCGGCGCCGGCGCCTCTCCGCTCGTCGACAGGCTTCTCGATCGTGGCTACGCGGATCTGACCGTGCTCGACATCGCGGCCGCGGGCCTCGACCGCACCCGGTCGCGGCTCGGCGAAGCCGCGCATCGCGTCGCCTGGATCGTCGCGGACGTCACGGCGTGGAAGCCGCAGCGCCGCTATGCGCTCTGGCACGATCGGGCCGTCTTCCATTTCCTGACCGATGCCGACGATCGGCGCGCCTATGGCAGAACGCTGGCGGCGGCTCTCGCGCCGAGCGGCCAGGCGATCATCGCGACGTTTGCGCTCGACGGCCCGGCGAAGTGCTCCGGCCTCCCGGTACAGCGGCATGATGCGGCATCGCTCGCGGCGGCACTCGGGAGCGGCCTACGGGTCCTGGAGGCGCGGACCGAGGTGCACCTGACGCCGGGCGGCGCGGAGCAGAAGTTCATATGGTGCCGGCTGGGTCGGGCCGCCGCGCCGAAGGCCTAG
- a CDS encoding CoA transferase, with protein sequence MSGILNGVRVLDLTQFLAGPHATLLLAGMGAEVIRIDNPKTGDTLSGSPVFYGAGGPSFEKRDDSDLGIAFLKRSRAKKAITLDLKSDEGRDLFLRLVAKADVVVENFSVGVTERLGIDWPRLREVNPRLVYCSLTGYGATGPDAGRRGYDVTTQAMSGLMSVTGHPGGPPTKAGSPLADTISAGFAFAGVLGALLHREKTGEGQWVDVSMVDVLFSLLFDEPFDQYAALGLEQRQGNRVLRFSPLNTFKTADGWAVICCGTDAMWRGLCGVIGRGDLADHPDWGRMGWRVAHNAEVEAAVGAWTGGVATAAVVDRLSAAGVVASPVHTIDDLLAWPHLKARGMVQPVEHPTLGLLDGLKAAGFPLKFSAGDTGYSGAAAASGTHNREIFADLLGLSEDEIAALAARATI encoded by the coding sequence ATGAGCGGCATCCTGAACGGCGTGCGCGTGCTCGACCTGACCCAGTTCCTGGCCGGCCCGCATGCGACGCTGCTGCTGGCCGGCATGGGCGCCGAGGTCATCCGGATCGACAATCCGAAGACCGGCGACACGCTGTCCGGTTCGCCGGTCTTCTACGGCGCCGGCGGCCCGTCCTTCGAGAAGCGCGACGACAGCGACCTGGGCATCGCCTTCCTGAAGCGCAGCCGCGCCAAGAAGGCGATCACCCTCGACCTGAAGTCGGACGAGGGCCGCGACCTCTTCCTGCGGCTGGTCGCGAAGGCCGACGTGGTGGTCGAGAATTTCTCGGTCGGCGTGACGGAGCGCCTGGGCATCGACTGGCCGCGGCTGCGCGAGGTCAATCCGCGCCTCGTCTACTGCTCGCTGACCGGCTACGGCGCGACCGGGCCGGACGCCGGCCGGCGCGGCTACGACGTCACCACCCAGGCGATGTCCGGCCTGATGAGCGTCACCGGCCATCCCGGCGGCCCGCCGACCAAGGCGGGATCGCCGCTCGCCGACACCATCTCCGCCGGCTTCGCCTTCGCCGGCGTGCTGGGCGCCCTGCTCCACCGGGAGAAGACCGGCGAAGGCCAGTGGGTCGACGTGTCGATGGTCGACGTGCTGTTCTCGCTGCTGTTCGACGAGCCGTTCGACCAGTATGCGGCACTCGGCCTGGAGCAGCGCCAGGGCAACCGCGTCCTGCGCTTCTCGCCGCTGAACACCTTCAAGACGGCCGACGGCTGGGCCGTCATCTGCTGCGGCACCGACGCAATGTGGCGCGGGTTGTGCGGCGTCATCGGGCGCGGCGACCTCGCCGACCATCCCGACTGGGGGCGGATGGGCTGGCGCGTCGCGCACAATGCCGAGGTCGAGGCCGCGGTCGGCGCCTGGACCGGTGGCGTCGCCACTGCCGCAGTGGTCGACCGGCTGTCCGCGGCGGGCGTCGTCGCCAGCCCGGTCCACACGATCGACGACCTGCTGGCATGGCCGCACCTGAAGGCGCGCGGCATGGTCCAGCCGGTGGAACACCCCACCCTCGGCCTGCTCGACGGCCTGAAGGCCGCCGGCTTCCCGCTGAAGTTCAGCGCCGGCGACACCGGCTACAGCGGCGCCGCCGCGGCGAGCGGGACGCACAACCGCGAGATCTTCGCCGACCTGCTGGGCTTGTCGGAGGACGAGATCGCGGCGTTGGCGGCCCGCGCGACGATCTAG
- a CDS encoding UGSC family (seleno)protein — protein sequence MSIEILDPTHETGAPAFALAPRLPSLAGKTVGIISNGKRGTRPFFDAIERELTEKHGAIVVRRVKSNYSAPADAAIMKEAALKEAGGGWDALIAGIGDUGSCSSCSLHDAVAGERLNIPSVGVMTTKFVSAAELMARVLGAEGYPFAVIEHPISSASDAALAEEARLTVERSIALLVRPA from the coding sequence ATGAGCATCGAGATCCTGGACCCGACCCACGAGACGGGGGCACCGGCGTTCGCGCTGGCACCACGCCTGCCGTCGCTGGCGGGCAAGACCGTCGGCATCATCTCCAACGGCAAGCGCGGTACGCGGCCGTTCTTCGACGCCATCGAGCGGGAACTGACCGAAAAGCACGGCGCGATCGTCGTCCGGCGGGTCAAGTCGAACTACAGCGCCCCCGCCGACGCGGCGATCATGAAGGAAGCGGCCCTGAAGGAAGCCGGCGGCGGCTGGGACGCCCTGATCGCAGGCATCGGCGATTGAGGCAGCTGCTCGTCGTGCAGTTTGCATGACGCAGTGGCTGGCGAACGCCTGAACATCCCGTCGGTCGGCGTGATGACCACCAAGTTCGTCAGTGCCGCGGAACTGATGGCGCGGGTGCTGGGGGCGGAGGGCTATCCGTTCGCAGTGATCGAACACCCGATCAGCAGTGCGAGCGACGCAGCACTGGCCGAGGAGGCACGGCTCACCGTCGAACGGAGCATCGCGCTTCTGGTGCGGCCCGCGTGA